ACTCCAAGAAATGTTAGATCTGCCAACTGTACTGGAATCCTTCcagtaaaaaaatttgaagacaGATCTAATGATTCCAGTATGGTAAACATTCCTAATGATGATTGAATATGGCCTGTAAGGGAATTATGAGAGAGGTTGAGTTGTTGAAGTGCTTTAAGCTTTCCGATCTCCCTTGGAATCTCTCCGATGAAACTGTTGTTTGACAAATCAAGTATTCTAAGAGTGCTTTGGATTTTCTCGAACTCAATCTCAACCCCTTTCCATGTCACTTTTATGGAATAGTCCATCAtgtaaaatgaattttgatCAGAGGCCATCATTGCTTCAAACCTATTGAAATACCCTTTTGGTAAAGGTCCCCTCAAATTATTGTTGGAGATGTCAAAGATCCGCAATTTGGAGAAGGAATTATTAGCAGTCGGACCATTCACAAAACCATGGAGCTTATTGGACTTTAGGACAAGGATATACAGCTCTGGAAGCGTTTCTAGAACATACGGAAATGTGTCCTCAACTTTATTGTCACCAAGATCAAGAACTTGTAGCATTATGCAGTTGATGATAGACGATGGTATTTTCCCTTCCAATTCATTGCCATTTAGGTTGAGATGTACCAGGTTATTCCCTTTTGAAAATGGTGAAAAGATAGTGCCTCGAAGATTATTCATGCCAAGATTTAAAAGTGAGAGAGAGTTGCTAAAGTTCCCTAAACATTGTGGTATAAAACCACTGAAGCTGTTGTTGGACAAATCAAGGACTCGAAGGAATTTAAGCTtgcaaatagaagaagaaatttcACCGGTCAATTTACTGTTGGATGCAAGAACAAGGGCTTCCAGGttctcttgtttgaaaattgaactTGGGATTGGACCTTGCAAGTGGTTGTTTCTTAAATCAAACAATTTCAATGAACGAGTACTGATTTGAGAAGGGATAGGTCCTGAGAGTTGATTCTTGGATAAATCTAAATATTCAAGGAGGGTAAGGTTACCTAAAAAATCTGGAATTCTACCTGAAAAATTATTCTTACCGAGATATAAGGTTTGAAGTTGCCTAAGGTTTTTAAATGATGATGGAATCTCACCACTTAAATTGTTACCTAGAAGGTCTAACCTAGTAAGCTCTGTGAGATGACCAATCAGGGTCAGATTTGACCTTGTGATATTAGAGTGTTGGAGAGCCAAAACTTCCAACGACTTTAGATTTGTGAAGAAgtcattttctaaataaactgAAATTCTAGTAAGAGAAAGACTCAATAACCTGAGGCTATTACTCACATTGGATGAAGGAAAAGAGCCAGTGAGGTCGTCGTTGTTTGTCAAATCAAGCACTTGAAGGTTTGGTAGGAGAAAGATGTTACCTGGTAACTTCCCTTTCAATCCACAATTCCAAAGGCCAAGAGCTGACAAGATGAGGACAGAATTCGCCCAAGGAATTAGGTGTGACCAAAGGCATATTTACATAACCCAAACGGAGACCTCCTAGCttggttaggttttgaataatCTTGTCAAAAGAACTTGGTTCTACACTCAAATAGTCATTGAAAGAGAGATCATCCAATTGAATACAACTCAGTGAGTTGTCCAAGATCATCTGGAATTGAACCTGTAAGATTGTTAAATCTAAGATCTAACAGCTGGAGGTGCTTAAATTTTCTCACTGAGGATGGGAATTTTCCTTGCAATCCACAGGAATAGAGTACAAGtgatgacaaagaagaagacaGATTCATCAAGGAATTGGGTGAAACCAATGACATGTCTATTGAACTCAGATAGAGTTCTCTAAGCTGGGTTAGATTTTGAACAAgcttgtcaaaagaaattggTTTCTAGACTTAGAATAGTCGTTTTTCGTTTCCAGAGAGGTACAGTCCAGTGACATGCCCGGTTTCCAGGTCACAAGAGACCCCATCCCACAAGCAGCAGTCTGTACCCTCTTTCCACGACTCTGTCATGGGATGCTGGCAATCCTCCGAAGAAGCAGAGCTACTAATGCAAAAGGACTCTTTGAATTGGAGCAAAGAAAGGCTTTGGTCAGGAGCACAGAAATGAGATGAAGAGGAGTAATTTGATGAAGAAATTGTGTTGTGTGAAAATGGAGAAGAAACAGAATGGAAAGAAGAGAAATTCGTAGAGAGGACAGTGGTAAAACCCCATGTTGGCTTGCCTTACAGGATTCGAAAGTATATTTGGAGTGTTGAGCGAAAGATGAGAAATAAAGATTCGATTGGTACTATTTATACACAAACCAATCAAATTGTGCTATTCACATTATTGTAGATATTGAAAGCggaattttacatgaaaataattataataagaaaaaaaaaaacagtttattaACTTACGACGTGGCCTGTCTGTTCACTGGAAACATGAGTGCCATAAACAAAGAAAGGAAAGTTCAGCGTAGTCACGAAGTCTTTTTCTTGACCCCAAGTCTTCGTTTCTAGTAAATGATTTCCCCGCAAATTAGTGgtgtaataattaattttatatatactgGAGTGGAATTtacattgaaaatatttttagggaAAAAGAATTACGACTGCTTTACATACTGACTTTAGTTTCCAAAAAGAAATCGAGGCAACAACATTTTCAATagaaagaattgttttttaataatttacaaacGTAGTTAATTCACATCTTAGGTACGTGCCATGCTATGATTTAAGCACCAAAACGTAGATAAAGTATACAAGAAATTACTGAGTCTATTATTGAATacccttttaatatttttgaacttaAACTGTGGAGATTATTGAATAGATCATCCATTTGTCTCTTGGAATACTATTAATGACTAAAATgccataaaataaatagcatgtTACTACCTGGCTCCCATTTTAAAATGAGTTATGATTTGAAAGTGCGTAGTCCTAAAAGACGTTTCCATAATTCAAGAGCAAagctattttaattataattttatgtttgctAGCGAactcttcttgttcttcttttgCATGAGTTGCCTATAGAGCAAACggttttttattgtataatctACGTTGCATCACAAATGAAGTGGCTCCATGATTTTTGTTGAGAGTTAGATAATATCCTACATTTACATTTCATGCAAGTTTTTGTGCGTCTTGATTGTGCTGAATATGAAAAttggaaattaaattattcaatttaatatttgtacAAGTAGTCCCTTAGTTGACTAAACATAGTTGTGGAAACACggcaatataattttttataattattttttggaattatttcttaaatcagatatataattcaattacaTTTTGCGTAAAGAGACGTAATGGATATATCCCTTCATATTTACATCTGCAGAAAGTGGTATGTGCTAATAGATACAGTTTGTGCtgtaattagaatttttttgttagctCGTCTGATGGTCTGTCCTTTTCCTACTTGACCTCCAAAGTCTTCCGAACACTTGGATATTAGTGTTTCCAACAAATTACGTGTGAAATGATGGAATTGAATGTTGAATTATATCAATTGCAAATATTTCCATACCAGTAGGTCCGCTTAATATTTTCCGTACCTTCCTTGACTATAATGTGAATCTCAGAAGCAGGCATTCTCCCACGGTCCACCTCTGGACTTCGAGCAAagctcttaaaaaaattttgggAATTGTATATGACTTATTCCCTGGGAAACATAAGTGGCCGTAAACAAAGAATGGAATGTTCAGCGGAGTCACGGAAACTAAACTTGACCCCAAGTCTTTGTTTCTGGTAAATTAATTTTCCGCaggcaaattaattaatttttatagataTGGAGGTGGGATTTTACATGAAACTAttattaagggaaaaaaaatttttgtgaCTGCTTAATGTGAATGTTCAGAGAAGTTTTTCTTAAAGTGATTATTTAGAATGGAATTTATGTGAAGCTTGCTTTACATACTGAATTtaatttcccaaaaaaaaaaattccgaccacaaaattttttcaataatttacgAACGTAGTTAATTCAATTCATCTTAGTATGTGGCCATTGCATGATTTAAGCACCAAAACGTAGATAAAGTATACAAGAAATTACTGTGTCTGATTATTGAATAGATCATCCATTTCTCTTTAGAGTAATGATTAATGCAATATAAATCTCataatattctttatatttatttagctGTATAGCATCTCAAGGCTTTTTCGTATTTaaggtttttattaattagcaTTCTACCTCCAAAATCAACTAATACTTTGATATCtatagtatataaaaaatcaataaatcattATTGTCACAAACTTTGTGTAACCCATCGAGCAAATCGAACTGTGTCCAATTGGAAGATAAAATTATGGAAGGAAAATATTGGAAACCAATATAGAGAATAAAACTGATCCTttagtcaaataaaaatactttctaggCAAATTCCTCAATGATTTTAATCTAATAGTCAGCCTATTGAATTagaatattcatttatattttagtaGAGATTCTAATTGAGCCATTTTTTCTGAACAAGTTATTTCCGCACTCGCCCAAATATTTTCTGCCTGACAGACAacacataaacaatattaaatCACATAAAATTCTCGAAAATAATATCACAGTTTAATACTTTTGACATTTtatataacattttatttatttatttataagttgtgattatttttatagaatgtTTACGCACATGAATAATATTGACACTGCCAATTACGCCTCACAAAGGGTTaagcaaagggaaaaaaaagatgaaaggaaAGTAAAATACTTgaggatatatataaaaaaccctaaaattacaAATGAGAAAACCCATGTCAATAATCGCTTAATATTTTAAACGACTAAAATGCCTATTATATAATTTAGCTGTGACTAACATTTTAAATGAGTTTATGTTTGAATTCGGAGTCCTAAAAGTTCTTTCTTTTTACCAAGTCTGTCCCTTTCGATGACCTCAAGTCTCCGCaaacttaattaataatatagtaTCCAAACAATGGTGGCGCAACATGGGGTGCTGAaggttaatttattgaaaacttaaaatattCCATACTAAGTGTTGAAACACGTAATATAATTAGTTTCACAGGATAATTTTGTAATATTGGCTTGTTGCGAAATGACCTGTAGAAAATAGTTAtgattaaagtgtttttatttaaaagtatattaaaataaatttttttatttttttaataattattttacgtcagcacattaaaacgatctgaaaatatttaaaaaatttttagtgaatttaattttaatttgaggatTCGTGGTTTCAATCGCGTTCCCAAAAATGATATTGTGTTTTGAGAATGTTAtcataataactattttttctttaaaaaaatttataatagtgtatcaaaattatcttaaaaaaaaaatttctttttaaaaacactttcaaaatgtaaaaacaaataaaaccttCCAATCATACATATAGAAATGCAATgagttttttctaataaaaatcgAGTAAGATATTCGATCCACTATTAACCAGTAAAAACATAGCTTAGATAGAAAAAGTATAAAACTCagagaatgaagaaaaatactGCACAACTAACCACAAACTAAGTTCATTTTCTCAAGAATAAGGAACTCTGCTTTACTAAATTATCTGCAAACAATTTATTCtgatattaattttcaaaaaaaaaaacaaacacaagattCTCAAagatgaattttcttttaattacacaGTTAATTCACTCTTAACGCAATATGCAAGTTCtcgattaaataatattttattctatcCCAATTTAAATAGGTTTAACAATAtcccattaaaaattttatttcaaataaattcatCTACAAGGGATTAATTTTAGATGTTAattgtattgtatttttcaCTTCAAAGATTGCAAATACTCCAATTGCATAACTTGAATATTCTAGGGTTCTATCGTTGAATGAGATTACAAAAAGGTTAAGGATGAGCTTTTGCACCAAAGGTTCACCTTCAGCTAAAATGATTCAAGTTTGATAACAGCCATTTAAATAGCTTTTAGACCGACAATTACAcatgaaaggaaaaattaaattcaaactgTTTAcgtaaattcaaaatttccacGCTGATTTGGAGTCTATACCGATGTGGGCATGCCAGCATTCCCTTTACAGAATGGACAGTAGAATccctaaattaaatattgagcgtgtttaatgcaataaaaaacatttatatttataatatatttggaGCGTTTGTGTTACCTAACTATCTTACGTTTTTGAAGTAATAATCATGAGCCCTATAGACCTAAAATGTATAGGGATTCAACTATATTTCCTAAAACAAATGTTAAAACTGACCATAAATTACACCCCTCAATATTAGTATAGTCTTTATATCAGTTCATTAGCATAATTAGACACTTTATtgagtttaaatttaattgttctatataatctaataaaatattctAGGTATTTATATTTCCAACTGAAATAATTTGTACCAATTGATCTGCACCTCCGCATCAAAGATTATTACATCTAATAATCCAATAAGTACAATCTCTCAAACTATATCATGCAATTATTGAAGCATTtagacattaattaattaatgaaagcaagttGTCtacccaaattgaaaaaaaacccatttttaacatattttcaaaaaaataaaaaaaattaagaaaaaaatcaaatttcacaaaaaaaaaaaaaaagaaacataagacAATTTTGACGCATCAAACAAATTTAccgtaattaattaaattgggGAGAAACCTaaggatttatattttattattttttctcttacaCCGAAACCAGCCGCTCCCCCTGCCCGCTCCTTTTTATCCCCTCTCTTTCGCTGAAAATAGGATCTTCCCCCCACACATGCTTTCTTTCCTGTTCCACCACAATGAGGCCCTCTCACAATGAAAACCCTTTTTCTCATCCCTAGCTGGCAAAAAGGCGGAATTGGTGAATTTTTTCAAAGACCCGATAGTAGGCAAGGACCCACGTTTCCCCCCAAAAGGCtctgatttttcttctcaatccGGCGCAAAAGCCTTCCCCCTCCCCCCAAGGCTCGATTTTCCTTTCTTCTCAGCCCTCTCACAGCCGACCCCAATCCAGGCCTCGCCGCCTTCACCGTTTCCTTCCCATCGTCTTCCCTACCTCTTGCCGCCTTCTTTCTGTAGACAGACAAGACAGTGGCTCTTTAGGAAAAAGAGAGGTCTTCTTCTTGATCTCATCAGCAGAGGGTCAACGAAAGATAAGCGAGACGGTATGTGATCTGATTATCCACAGAAAAAAAGCGGAAGACAGCATCAGGACGTCATAGAGACGTATACATCaatgagaagagagaaagtacAGATAGAAGAACAATCAGAATGAAAATAGAACTAAAGACGGTGAAGAGAAATAAACCAGAATAATATTAAGATAGATGTTAGGATCGTGTTTCTTTGTTGATCTGCATGGGAGAGAGGAAGAGTTGTCAggttgtgggtttttttttgggggtgACCCGCAGTGGTGGCGAGACGGGATGTCGTTGACATGTGACGGTGAGAATGATCCTGAATAagttttgattaataaatttttattgtaattgttaataatATGGTATTTGaagtttgttaaatattttctatataatgtGATGTAAGTAAGAAGGGGTGATattattttggtgttttatttttattatgtatgtATGAGAATATTTTTTGGGCACATCAGCACATGGTGGTGAGTAGTTGTCTCGGTCGATCGAGAGAATGGTGGGtgatataattttcttttttgcgGATAGCAGTGGGTTCGTGAgtccatattttttcttttatgcgGCACGGATCAATTCAGCCCATGGTGTCTGGCTGAGTCGTATTTTCTTTGAGGCCGCAACATCAAGCTCAGCCCTGCGCTTGGGCTGAGCCTAGCCCTCTTACCAGAGGCCTGAACCACAGCCCAACCCATGCGCTGGCTGAGTCCAGCCTTATGCTGGGCCAATACAGGCCAGCCCAAGCTATTaataatgtatatatatattattattattttttttttttttttttttttttttttacatattaattttttatatgataaatttGCAAGAATTaatagaagaatttaatattctgatttcaTCAATACGGATAAAGAATCTGATctacatgtaagttgtatttctgaaTTCGATGAAaagaacaaatttttaaaacttctttaaccaCATCAATCCACAAAGCAGAACTTTACCTCAGGTAGGTTTGCGTAGAGGTAGGCAAACCTTTCCCTAAAAACCACACGTAGGGATCAGTTCCCGTACCCGCGATCTTCTGACAGACCAGTACACAATCAGTGTTTCCTAGTAGCCTCAATGAATGTACTAGGTTGGTCGGACTTTacaaatcagcaaaacaggaCGAATAATCGCCAGCCTGGATGCCCGTGCgccagcattttttttttggggtgcgacagaatggcgatcCACTGGGAAGTATTGTTTcaaacattattggactaaCTTTGCAATTTCGATTGagggtttatattttttgcatttttgtcttattttatttttgttttacccATGCATTTTGTAGAAATGTCTCATGCATCAACATAGTGTAATTCTTGAAGCACACACAAGCTCAGGTTAGGCCATACAATGGgtggactagcagcttaccttacgacttttagtcaagtttttaagtttgtgtaaaccccaactcttcgttagTGCCTAAGATTGTGGTAAAAGTTGGACATGTGCCATCTCACTGCCTActggcccctatattgccttcaaGAGGGTAATTACTGGGACAAcgagagaccctttttagagatcgaatagtaaacctaccttttgtctcacttaaaaagattagaacctgcctgtaggatgtgtgctccgtaaatatttgttttgcatccgagcaaacccttcttgaagcatcttgaactcaagacttgtgggtgacacaatgaccgtcgctcagaaaattttcattgtagagtttgtgcaagaagcaagattcttgtttcatcatacaagagttgcgatcatatgtcacccctcgaagggcgagttcctcatatagattacatattcatacatttatcatgcatgtaccgggttgaaagttaggtcccccgcacaagctgtgttgcacgtgattgaagaaagatgtcagataAAGGCTCATTATCATATTAAGGTTGAGAAcatcaaaggtgaagtagctagactcagattTGCTTAAACAAGTGTTGAGTAtttaaatggaaagagaatgtctgcacagtcttctgtgggaacactgcttgtccacgtccaattgaagctgcctctccttttcagtcatgaacaacaacaacaatgtcttcagtcatcaactaatgacaactcggATTCCTGTCCAGTTGCACTCTtaagtgttcatcgcctccacatcatttaatggaaccaaacgactactagcctcatgttcatggtgcattagtctgctctgaagttaccccaattatgagctcaattccagttcagcagcacaaggtgttggtctgaaaaaccataatcagacactgaacttctacgtgtGGCACGAGCAAAACATTGTACTAGGCAGAGGAGTCAGGCCTGGTTTGAAAATATGAGTAGTCGTCGAACTTCAACGTTGCAGAGCTCTCTCTATAAAAATCTGTTTATGATGCTGCAAGTTGAGAGTGCAAGAGAGGATTTActaattgcatatgctacaaatatttctctcatcagtttcagcatgaAGAAACTGTAGCAGGTTGAAGAACcagatttggtttgaaaaacattgagcagacatcaaacttcaacattgcagagatctctcggcaggaatctatttgtggatctgtaaatgggaaatccaagaaggaatacagtattttcagatcatttatgattttcctccaacagtgCCAGTAtttaaaacgcaaaagtagaaagaagagacatgcctagactgaaaaacatgaagaagactgaaacttcaacagagcagaactccctctattggtgcttgtttgCTGCACCATTCGAgaggaatcaaagaagaaatagaggagattcatgtCCATCATCGTCTCCCATAGAAGAGATAAGGCATGATTCCACGTGTCagtagtggcgatactacaagtttctgggcaCTGctaagattaccaagctgttgaaaagttttctaacaatcctcaaccaaccacaacaacagtGGAAGATTGAGATGATgctgtgaggatttgccgaagaattgaacaagctatgaagagaggaaagattgaaggatctgccatgga
This is a stretch of genomic DNA from Populus alba chromosome 11, ASM523922v2, whole genome shotgun sequence. It encodes these proteins:
- the LOC118032882 gene encoding receptor-like protein 9DC3 is translated as MNNLRGTIFSPFSKGNNLVHLNLNGNELEGKIPSSIINCIMLQVLDLGDNKVEDTFPYVLETLPELYILVLKSNKLHGFVNGPTANNSFSKLRIFDISNNNLRGPLPKGYFNRFEAMMASDQNSFYMMDYSIKVTWKGVEIEFEKIQSTLRILDLSNNSFIGEIPREIGKLKALQQLNLSHNSLTGHIQSSLGMFTILESLDLSSNFFTGRIPVQLADLTFLGVLNLSHNRLEGPIPGGKQFNTFNADSFEGNLGLCGFPMPKECNSDEAPPLQPSDFHDGDDSKFFEEGFGWKAVAIGYGSGFVFGVTMGYVVFRTRKPAWFLKVVEDLWNLKARRTKKNARRNGARRN